ATGTTCCAAGATACACGTCGCCGTCTTCCTGCGGactagccgccgcccgccggccggCGGTCGGTCATCGGTTCACACTGCTGCGTCCGAGTCAGATAATTAATACTACTGTCCAATGAAATCAGTCCGCCATTGATGATGTGACTTTCATACAACCTCGCTCGCGCAGACGCATTCTACAACTCTTCAGAAAGGCGCCTCGTCACTTCATCAGTTCAGTCCACGAATGGCGATGGTGCACATGTTCTTCCTCCTCCTGATCCCCTTCCTCTCCGCTGGCATCATCCTTCCACTTCCACCCGTCGCTGCCGCCGCCGACGGCGAGCAGTTCGTCTACGCCGGCTTCACCGGCTCGAGCCTCGCCCTCGACGGCGCCGCCACCATCACGGCGGACGGCCTCGTGGAGCTGACCAACGCCACCACCCACCAGAAGGGCCACGCCTTCCACCCGGCCCCGCTGCGCCTCCGCGGGTCcccggacggcggcggcggcacggtgCGCTCCTTCTCGGTCGCCTTCGTCTGCGCCATCGTCTCCAGCTACACGGACTTCAGCACCCACGGCCTGGCCCTCGTCGTCGCGCCCGGCGTCAGGAGCCTGTCGGCCGGGCTCACGGACCAGTACCTGGGCGTCACCAACGCCCAGAACGACGGCCGCGCGGCCAACCACCTGTTCGCCGTCGAGCTGGACACTGTGCAGAACATCGAGTTCCGCGACATCAGCGCCAACCACGTCGGCATCGACATCAACGGCCTCGCCTCCGTGGCGTCCCACGAGGCTGGCTACTACGACGACGACCGTAACGGCGGCGGATTCCATAACGTAAGCCTTATCAGCCGTGCCGCGATCCAGGTGTGGGTGGACTACGACAGGGTGACCACCCAGATCGATGTCACCATGGCTCCCCTTGGGATGGCGAGACCCAGCAAGCCGCTGGTCAGCGCCACCCAGAACCTGTCGACCGTGCTGACGGAGCCGTCGTACATCGGCTTCTCGTCGTCGACGGGCCCGGTGAACTCCCGGCACTACGTTCTCGGCTGGAGCCTGGGCATAGACAGGCCTGCCCCGGCCATTGACGCCGCCAAGCTGCCAAAGCTGCCGCAGCTGGGGTCCAAGCCTCGCTCAAGAGTTCTGGAGATAACCCTGCCAATAGCAAGCGCGGTCGTCGTCCTCGCCATCGGCGCCGCCCTGGTTCTGCTCGTGAGAAGGCGCCTGAGGTACACCGAGGTGCGGGAAGATTGGGAGATGGAGTTCGGGCCGCACCGGTTCGCGTACAAAGATCTGTTCCATGCCACAGATGGGTTCAAGGACAAGCACCTGCTTGGCGCAGGAGGCTTCGGCATGGTGTACAAGGGGGTGCTTCCGGCGTCCGGGGTAGAGATCGCCGTGAAGAAGGTGTCCCATGGATCCAAGCAAGGGGTGAAGGAGTTCGTCGCGGAGATCGTAAGTATTGGCCGCATCAAACACCGTAATCTTGTGCAGTTACTTGGCTATTGCCGGCGAAAAGACGAGCTCATTTTGGTGTACGATTACATGCCAAACGGTAGCCTGGACAAGTATCTATACGGCCAAGGAGATGGAGATGACCTCACCTTGGACTGGGCTCAGAGGCTGCATGTTATCAAAGGGGTCGCTTGTGGCTTGCACTACCTGCACGAGAGGTGGGAGAAAGTCGTCGTCCACCGAGACGTCAAGACAAGCAACGTGCTCCTCGACAAGGAAATGAATGGACGGCTAGGCGATTTTGGGCTTGCAAAGCTGTATGAGCATGGCACCAACCCACAAACAACACGTGTGGTTGGAACCACGGGGTACCTAGCACCGGAGCTAGTGAGAACGGGGAAAGCCACCCCTCTGACGGACGCTTTCGCCTTCGGAACTTTCATGCTCGAGGTTGCTTGCGGGCGACGACCAATCAAGCAAGACGAGCAAGGCAACCAAATCTTGTTGGCGGACTGGGTACTCGAGCACTTGCATAGAGAGTCACTCGTCGAGGCAGCGGATCCAAGGCTGCAACACGAGTACAACTCCGATGAGGTGTGCCTAATTCTCAAGATTGGACTGCTCTGCTCACACCCGTCTCCCTCTGCAAGGCCCACGATGCAGCAAGTTTTGCACTATCTTGATGGAGAATTGCCACTCCCGGAGATGACACGCGCAACCTTGAACTTCAATTTGTTAGCTCTTAAGGAGAGAAAGGAGTTGCATTCCATGTCAAGCCCATTCTCATCGACCACGATGACCGTTGGCACCATATCTGACCTCTCTGGCGGAAGATGACACACATGATGTTTGATTTTAATACTGTATCATGTACTTGCTCGAATTCTTAACACCTTTAAATAATATTACGATACTTAAAATATTAGGTGACATATGACATGATAAGTGGATCTTGTTATACTTAAAATATTAGGTGACATATGACATGATAAGTGGATCTTGTTAACCGTATGTAGGGCACCTTAACAAACATATTCTGGTTTTGATATTATGTAAATTCATTTTCATTTTTACTATCACACCATAGTTCAGATTTCAATGATTGCTTGGAAATAAGAGGTGGGTAAATATTGGCAAATAGATTACGTGCATTCTTTCTTGCATAAGGTTTCGAGTTTACATGACAACTATTCTTGTCGGACATGGTTTAGAATGAAACCAATTGGATTTGTATGGAATGTATTTTAGACAAACAAGAAGTTGCTACAACTTAGACCACTACACTCTTGGTCTACTTTCAAGTTAATCAGCCACACGCACACTCAAAGCTCTTAGAGCATCTACACCCAGACTCGTCGAACGCTCCCTATATGTCTGGGCAGATGGCTCGGTTAGTGATCGGTCACAAAAACATGACCCAGTCGGGAGTCTCAAACCAGCCATATATGTTTGGGttgaccggcacccctcatatctaGCCTAAATGTGTGTCGGATATGAGGAGATCGGGACGCTCCCGAGCAAGTCTGTCACGTAGGATCTGTTCCACGCCGCCCCACTCGACCCCAGATATATTCGTCACCATCCGCATCCCGGCCCAAACCCCAGCCACTCCACTCCACCCCACCCCCAAGCTCCATTTCAACGATCTCCGACATGTTAGGCAGCGGATCCGACTCCGAGATCTCCTGATTAGTCGACTGGGGCATCGTCCCATGTGGGGACGAGGAGGCGATGGTCGTTCGCATGGCCCTCCGCCACTCCCAGGAGGAGTGAGCCCGCTCACAATTAGAGATTGATCCCGCTGGAATCCATTGCACCGATGCAAAATGGCGCTCGAATCTGTCGGGGCTGGTGGCTCGAGATGTGTGCCCTCTGCCTCGCCAGATGTGGTGAGGTTCGTCTCTCGCCCCAACTCCGGTGTGGATGCACATGAGGGTTATAGGGAGGGGTGTGCCCATCATGCGAGGCAATGGGCGCGGGAGGCCGATGCCTGCCTTGCTGCCGACATGGCCTTGAACGAGGAAGTCATCTGTGTCCACGACTCCACATCCTCTAGAAGTGAAAAAGGAGGAGGATGCGGGCCCTCGCACGAGAGCAGAACCGGACGGTCCGTGGCATGGCCGGACTACCCTCCAAAGAGAAGGAGGAGGATAAGGACGGATAGACAACTCCGACGATGGGCTGGGCAGATCCGGCTCGATCGATTTTGCGTCTTCGAGCTCTACTTCCGCAActaagggggtgtttggttccagggacttttttgtgttgggactaaaaaaagtccctAGCAAACCAAACAGGTAGGGACTATTTTGGGACTTTTTGCTAAAAGTCCTTAGAAGCACCTCCTTGAGAGTCTTTTTCAAAAAGTcctagggactagaaaaagtcctaggactagaGAACCAAACACCACCTAAGATGTCAAGGGCACTGCCAAGGGCAAGGACAACTGATGGTTCTATATTTTATGCATTTTTAGAGCTCTTTGTTATATGTTCTCTCCATGTAACATGTCCCATTGAACCAAACATATGTTTATTATGCATGATTACCTTTTTTTAACTCCTTTTCACTGTGAGCATTGCATAATTAGCTCTTGCAAATGATGTAAGGCTATTTGACGATTAATAAAATGCCACGAAAGCTCCTCCCATCTTAGTGACTGAAACTTAACAAAGTCTCGATCAAGTGACAGAACACAAAGAAAATTTACACAGATCTCCACGTTGATCTAACTAATATAGTATCATTCGACTGAGATTGAGCAATCGAGACCTCCATAGCCAAGTGGAAGGCACGGTTTCCACGATTTACTGTGCCCAAGTCAGGGATGACTTGTCCACTCACAACCGTCGGATCGAGAATCGAAGCACGAGATCGACTCAGGTGCGCTCCCACTACCGTCACGCACCGAAAGCGAAGTCCCGAGACTGCACGCTGAAACAGGCACTACACTCCCACTCCCGACGCGCACCGCGCCGCCGGCGGAAGCGATGGCGGAGCTTCGGCactcgacggcggcggcggccgcccGCGCATCCAACTCTCCGGCAAAGCGCGACTCCGACGCGTCCTCCGCCTCCTCCCCATTCGCTTCCAcctccgccgcccgcggccgcgACGACGACGGCAAGGACGCCCATCGCTCCTCACCTCTCCTCCCGCACCACCATCACCACAAGCAGCTCCTTCCGTCCCCCCTCCGCTCCCTCCTCGCCCTTGAGGACCCGAGGCCCCCGACCGCCTCCCTCTCCTACCGGATCTTGCTCGCCGTCCTCGCGCTCCTCCTGCTCGCGGCCCTCTTCTCCGCGCCCTCCCTCTGGTCCAGCTTCGTGAGTTCCCGTTCCTCCCTCTGCGCTCGGTTTCATCAGAATCCCAACCTAGCACTTACATTTTTGTTTGTTTATCCTAGAACGCGCCCTACTTGTGCCAGAAGGAGGGGATCACGCTGCATTGCCCTCAGGTGAAGTGCTCCTGATCTCGGCAACCATTCTGGCGATTCGTGTTCACGTGAGAAACTTCTGTTCTGATGAATTCAATTGTGTTGGGCGCAGACGAAGGAGCCTCTCTCACTGTGGGAGAACCCACGTGCTGCCACCGCGTCCTGGAAGCCCTGCGCAGAGCGTCGAAGCGATGAGCCCTCAGGCAAGTTCAGCATTGACATTACTTGAAAGACAAAAAATGTAGCATATGCTGCACCATTCACTTTTAGCCTTGCTGTACTCAGTCACTGTGAGGTCGCTTATTGCTTAACCACACAACCTAGACTTATGGCAATTCTTTTAACTCTTGGTATGTTTAGTGATTACTGTGATGTGTGAAATTTGTTAGGGTGGCTAAAACCTGAACTACGGTGTTCTTCGAGAGTCGAATTGTGACCCATAGTTCCATACTTCCATACTTCCATTTCCATGTAAGGTTGCAGATTTATGACGCAGCATATGGGAACTGAATCCATCTTATTGCTATGAAATACTGCCAACATTAATGTGGGGTTAAAATTGTAATGCACTTCTCATTCATAGACTTCTGTTAGCAATGCGAGTCAGAGCATAGAATACTTTCTATGTAAAGCACAATGCCAGTTCTGATGAAAACATTTTCTAGCCATGTTTTTGTGATATTTCCCCATAGAACCATAGTGTTTCCCTGCAAGAAAGGATACCTCAGTCAGTGGAGAGATGTGCACCCTCTTTTATATTTACCAACTTTTCGGTCCAAAAAAAAACAACATCAACTTCTGCCTTTTACATCAAACATTTGTTTCCTTTCATGATTGGGCCCTGATAAGTGATAATAATTATATCATTGTATATGACGCAGATGTCCCACCTGAGAACGAAACCTCTGGGTATATTTTTATTCATGCCGAGGGTGGACTGAACCAGCAAAGAATAGCTGTATGTATGCACTCCTGTTTTTCTCAGCCTTCCTCACCTTATTTTGTGTGATTGTTAAATATTTGTTTCAATGGTGCAATGCTTTTTCCTGCTTAAGCATAGTTCTGAGTCTCTGAATCTCGCTGTTACATGAGAATTGTTTTTCCTATGATGGTGGTTGTTGCTTAAGTGTCATCAGCTTACACCTTCAATATATTTATGCTAATTCCTTTTTATAGCATGTTTTTTCAATGATCTTCTGTTGCTTATTTAAGAAATAAAATTATATTCTCCTGTCGTTTAATACTTATTTATGTACCTGCCTAAGAAGATCATGCCAATTTCTTAAGCAGTGGGTAGTCGTAACGAGTTTCCTAAGCTGACATTGAGTTTCAGTTACAACATAGGCCCGCCTATTACTTTCTAACCTTTGGTGTTTCTGCAGATATGTAATGCTGTTGCAATTGCTAAGATAATGGAAGCAACACTTATTTTGCCAGTTCTGAAGCAGGACCAAATATGGAAAGACCAGACGTAAGTGCTATTTTCTCTTGTTACTTCTTCTACTTGTCTATTCCCCTGCTGGTATATTGTTCTTTAATTGATAGTCCTATTATACAAAATTCGCTTCACAGATATTCTAATGAAATTGTCAGTTAAACTGAGGATATTGTCCTACTAGATTTAAAAAAAATGAACTATGGTTATTCTAGCCGAATCAGTCAGTTTTTCTGCAGGCATGTGACACCAATATGCTTCTGGTCTGAGTATCGGGTTCATCTTAAGGATAATTTTCCCTTGTACTACTCCTGGAATGATCAAAATACCTGCTCGCGAAAGTCACTGTTCTTCTTCATGCTTTACTATGACTGTATTGTTGTTATAGGATATCCTAATCAGGGGCAAATCCTCCTTGATGCTACACTGGTGAATTAGTGACTACATTGTACATTGACATTGAAGTGGAGTTTCAATATGAATTTTATAAAGTGGAAAATTTACAACATCGCGTTTGCAGGTTTAAAGTTTTCTTACTCCCATACTGGGTTTTGAATAATGAACTAattgatactccctccgtttctttttactccgcatattaaGATTTATTTAAAGTCAAACTACGCAAAGTTTGACCAAAattatattaaaaaatatcaacatctacaatagtAATGTTATATAATATGAAAGTTAATTTCATGGTGCATCTAATGATATTGACTTCGTATTATGAATGTTGATGGTTTTTCTGCAGTAAATTTGAAGATATCTTTGATGTGGATCATTTTATAAACTATCTGAAGGACGACGTACGAATTGTCCGAGACATCCCTGACTGGTTCACAGAAAAAGATGAACTCTTCACCAGTATAAAGTAGGTTATGCATTTTCTTTTACTCCCTGCCTTAAGTCTTAGGGCATATTTGCTTCGAAGGATTTTTGTATGAATTTTGGAGGATTGCAATCTTTTAGATTCTTTCTATATGGGTTGTTTGATTTTAGGACTGTAATCCATATGAATTTTTTCCTTTAAACTCATCGCGGACTCTATTTCATAGGAATATTTCCTTGAGTAGTACTTCTTCCAAAAAAATATGGTTTCCTTTGGTGCAATCAATCCTAGAGGATTTGAGGTGTGACATTGCAATCCTACAGTTTTACTATCCGTGTGTGTTCTGGAATCTTGTGAATCGAAGTGGCCACTACCGCTACCTTTCTGAAATTGACATTCCAGCAACCCGCAAATACTAGTGGCACTGAACTTTTTCGTATTTTCTGTCATCAGTGGCTTTCTTTTTATAATTCAATTGAATTTATCTTATGGCGAAGTCCAAAATTACATCCATCTTGATGTACTGTAAATCTTGTGTGTTATCTATCATAGCTATACTTTTTTGTTAGAAAGTAGGCTGACTAGACTGAGGTCCACCATCGTAGGTATACTGCTGATCTGATGCAGTTTATTCTGAAGGTCATCCTTGTTTCTGTCTCAAAATTAATACAACTGGACTGAGAGATTAAATGCTCAAATTAACCACTATTCGCTTAAAATGGGAGTTTTGAAGCCTAGTAAATCAAATCAGGTGTACATACATTTCCATTTTTACTCGCTGAGAGATATTTGAAATACACTATTTTCTGGTTTCCTTCTTATGAAGTTGAATGTAGATTCAGGAATTGCTGGAACTGTTACTTCTTTTCACTACCATGGTAAACCTGTCTTTTTGTTTTCTTACTTGTCTCAATGTAATATCTGTTCTGCTTATAGCGGGTGTTAGGGATCAAATGACTACATTGTGTTGATATGTTCTGCATATAACAGTATTGCAATGTGGTCTATGACAGGCGTACTGTGAAGAACATCCCAAAGTATGCATCTGCACAGTTTTACATTGATAATGTACTTCCAAGGATCAAAGAGAAAACAATAATGTCTATTAAGCCATTTGTCGACAGGTTGGGGTAAGTCAACAGTTGAATGCTACTATATTGTGGTAATTATTCATACATTTGTTGTCTTAACCCAAAATGCCCAATCTGCTTCCATGCTACGGTAATGAGAACATTGTtgtttctttatttatttattttgtttattTTGTGCTGTAAAAGTTGCATTGTACGAAATCTCTAATGTGATGTAGCAGTAGAAATAAATATGATGCAAATCTTCAATTTCAGGTATGACAATGTTCCGATGGAGATTAACCGACTAAGATGCAGAGTTAATTATCACGCCTTAAAGTTCCTACCTGATATTGAAGAAATGGCGGATAAGCTGGCAACAAAGATGAGGAACCGAACTAGTAGCGGGAATCCGTACATGTAAGCTACAGCAAATCTCTTCTGTTCAATCTCTTTGGAGTTCATTGCTTAGGGAATGCTTAATGGATGATCAAGTAATTGTCGCTTCTTCTAAAGGGCCCTTCATCTGAGATATGAGAAAGGAATGGTGGGCCTGTCCTTTTGTGATTTTGCTGGAACACGTGAGGAGAAAGTGATGATGGCAGCCTATAGACAGAAAGAATGGCCACGGCGCTTTAAGGTCATCTCAAATTTCGGTTTTTTAGCAGTTCTGAAATTGCAGTTATCTCATCGAACTTCAAAGTGATGCCCACAACATAGCTTTCTAATGGTTTTTTATGTTATTATCCGCACGCAGAATGGATCTCACCTGTGGCCATTAGCATTACAAAAGAGAAAAGAAGGGCGTTGCCCCCTTGAGCCTGGTGAGATAGCTGTGATCCTGCGAGCACTGGGATACACAAGGGAGACGCAGATATACGTTGCATCAGGGCAAGTGTACGGCGGCAAAAACAGGATGGCTCCCCTCAGGAACATGTTCCCCAACTTGGTGAGTACTACTTGCACAGCTCAACCGAAGTGCTTCTTCACTGCCCTTGCAGACACATTACCACGTTCCATCAAGTTCTTTTTATTCTGGAATAAGTCCATTAAACCCCACAACTATTGCTTAAATCTAAAAATCACGAGTCGAGGAGCTTTAAATGCCCGGTTTCGAAGCAGTGATCGTCTTCCAGACTTGCAAAATAGTTGAGGGGCGAAACAGACTTATTCATTTCCTGCTCTTCTCCCTGAATGCATTTGCCATGACAGACGTAAATTTTGCATATATGCGGTATGCAGGTGACCAAGGAGGAGCTGGCGAGCACGGCGGAGATGGAGCACTTCCGGAAGCACGTGACGAGCCTGGCGGCGCTGGACTTCCTGGTGTGCCTCAAGTCGGACGTGTTCGTGATGACGCATGGCGGCAACTTCGCCAAGCTCATCATGGGGGCGCGGCGCTACAGCGGGCGCCACCGGCTCAAGTCCATCAAGCCCGACAAGGGGCTCATGTCCAAGTCCCTCGGTGACCCGTACCTGGCCTGGGCCTCCTTTGCTGAGGACGTCGTCATCTCGCACCAGGCCCGGGccggcctccccgagcccacCTTCCCCGGCTACGACCTCTGGGAGAACCCCCTCACCCCCTGCATGTGCAGAGCATGAGACCGACCGAGTAGCGGCAGACGAGTGACAGCCACTGCTAAGCTAGCTATAGTGCTTTCATTGATGTCCTCCTGATTTTGTTCATATAACACTACTACTAGCAGTAAGTGCTCCTGCAGCCTTGGCTATCTAAGTTTTTGTGTTGTGTAGATTATCAGAATTCAGTAGTGGTTCACCGGCTAGATTGGTGCATCCATGCACGGCGCAGAGGCACGGTTTCTCGAAACAGATATTGCGTTCTTGGCTGATTAATCGTGCGATAAAACCCCACGAGAGGCAAAAAGGAAATGCCAATTGTTCAGATATTGCATTCTTGAGCTAGCCAGTTCTCAGTTTCTTTTAACCCCTTTTGATTCTGTTCATGTGACACCACTAGCAGCAAGCCAGTAAGTACTCTTGTGCTCCTGGCCATCTTAGGCTACTGCCTCGCCAAGATCGGTATGCTTCTGTGTACACTCTGCAAAGCACGGTCTCTTGATCCAGATATTGTATTCTTGGCACGGGCCAGCCACGTAGAAAGTTACTGCATTTTTAATCGACGAGTGTGTGTGCCAGCGGTGTCTTTTCGTTCAGGCACGGCCCTCAGCTTCAGTCTCGAGGGAAGGGAATCGCAGAGCAGTGGAAGACACGCAGCCTGGGCTGccgtttagtcccacctcgctaccTGAGCAGCGTGTTGCGTGGTTTATAACGGGAAGCGCTGCCCCACGTATCGTGTTCGTAAAAAGGAGAGACGGTTGGCATCTCCCCTGACAGGGACGGGAACGGTCTTCGGACTTTCCTCTAGCACACTGCGGTTAAGGCTACCCGCTTCGGCGGATCTTACCCAAATTTTTTTACCATTTCCTGCGCTTTTGcacccaattttttttaccatTTCCTGCGCTTTTGCACCCAATTTTTTTACCATTTCCTGCGCTTTTGCACCTATACTTGTCACGTATTAAAAAAATACTCCTGTCACATGCCTTTTTCATTGTATTCGTCAATTATTTTTGCCATTTCCTGCGCTTTTACACCAATACTTGTCACGTATTAAAAAAAATACTCCTATCACATGCCTTTTTCACTGTACTCGTCAAATGTTAAGCTGTTTGATTGTTTTGTATCCGCAGCGCCTTAATACTAATCACATTCTGATTTGCTTATCATATTTGCTGTGTTTTACAAAAGAATTTAGCATTTCCGTATTGCACCTATACTTGTCATGCATTAAAAAAATCCATGCTTTTTGTTACACTATTTTtcttaacacagtacagacgcaagcacTCATACATACGCGTATACAcccacccctatgaacgcacaccctatccctatgagcaccttcgagagactgagccggcatatcatcttgagatttacgaagtcaccgagGGCGCTTCATCGTCGACGGGAACGCCTCCTCCTACTGAAAGCGCATCGCTGAAAAAATCCAGAaataatgcgagcaccgggacttgaaccctggtgggctagGGATATCGCTGTTCCTCTAACCATCCAAACATAGATGTCATATCCAACCTCGATGACGACAGGTGAAATGGGATGAAGACGAGGTCACCGGACTGTCACACTGCCGTGCCTAGACAAGAAGTCGACTCGTCACGTATACATGCGTCCCATCCATAGCATTCACCATCGACATGGTGGGGCTCAAAATCATGATATAAACACTAAAAACGGCAAATTTATACCTATGATATGAAAATGTTGTCAGTCCCCGTATGTAAGAACTTTGTAATGCAATATTTAGCTTAAATTAGTGTTTTCAACCCTTTAATTGAGTGGGTAAGTATTGAGTTGATGAAAAAGATTTTAAAAAGAGAGATATGGAGACAATCAATATGACGACTTGAAGTTTGCGCGTCGCCTGACCAACTTACGTATAAAACGCATTCCATATAAATTATATCTTTTATGGCATCTTTAGAGTTTCTCTAACAATCCATGATCGAGCTGGTAACCAGTGAATCGGCTGATTGCTGGCGGGATCAACCCGTTGACGACTACTTTGAAAAATCAGGATTCCTATAAATTGCCTTGAAATAACTGAGAAAAGAAGTTGATGACTCGTAGGCCTTCCACCTCCATGCGGCATTGCTCCATCAGGCTTTCGCCCATTGCGGAAAATTCTCCACTATTGCCTCCCGTAGGAGTCTAGGTCGTGTCTCAGTGTTGATCCAATCTATCACACTAACCAAAAAACCGCTGAATACACCAGCTACACCTAACATGTGGCATGGACCCCCTATGGGGAATCGCTCGAGTTTTAGCATCGACCCCATTTCCTTTTGATCGTATTACACTTGACTCGCTACAAAACATTTTACTTTCTACACCATGTTACGGATCCTATAACAGATGGGTTTACAACTTTCAAGGTCGAAACTTGCCATTCGACTAGTTTATCAGAGTATCCTACGAAGTCAGGTCCAGTAGGCGCAGGATGCGCTAAGCCATCCGATCTCCCCAGGCCTCCGTCATTCTcttcccaaaaaaagagagatgCCAACACGGTCGAGGATTTCAGGCCAATCATTATCATCTCGAGATTCATGAAATGTCAATTTTTGAAATGAGACAAAGAAAAGAGTTTAAAGACGATTCAATTTTTTCGAAGGATTTTGCCCTTAATGGTTATTCGTTCGCCGGAACCAGAAGTCCctcaaagaaaaggaaa
The sequence above is a segment of the Aegilops tauschii subsp. strangulata cultivar AL8/78 chromosome 6, Aet v6.0, whole genome shotgun sequence genome. Coding sequences within it:
- the LOC109784433 gene encoding protein PECTIC ARABINOGALACTAN SYNTHESIS-RELATED; the protein is MAELRHSTAAAAARASNSPAKRDSDASSASSPFASTSAARGRDDDGKDAHRSSPLLPHHHHHKQLLPSPLRSLLALEDPRPPTASLSYRILLAVLALLLLAALFSAPSLWSSFNAPYLCQKEGITLHCPQTKEPLSLWENPRAATASWKPCAERRSDEPSDVPPENETSGYIFIHAEGGLNQQRIAICNAVAIAKIMEATLILPVLKQDQIWKDQTKFEDIFDVDHFINYLKDDVRIVRDIPDWFTEKDELFTSIKRTVKNIPKYASAQFYIDNVLPRIKEKTIMSIKPFVDRLGYDNVPMEINRLRCRVNYHALKFLPDIEEMADKLATKMRNRTSSGNPYMALHLRYEKGMVGLSFCDFAGTREEKVMMAAYRQKEWPRRFKNGSHLWPLALQKRKEGRCPLEPGEIAVILRALGYTRETQIYVASGQVYGGKNRMAPLRNMFPNLVTKEELASTAEMEHFRKHVTSLAALDFLVCLKSDVFVMTHGGNFAKLIMGARRYSGRHRLKSIKPDKGLMSKSLGDPYLAWASFAEDVVISHQARAGLPEPTFPGYDLWENPLTPCMCRA